In a single window of the Arthrobacter sp. StoSoilA2 genome:
- a CDS encoding helix-turn-helix transcriptional regulator: MDNRAEVREFLISRRAHVAPERVGLPAGTNRRVKGLRRSEVATLAGLSVEYYTRLERGAISGASPQVLESIARALCLDDAERAHLFDLAHAASPVARPPRRRNSKSYVPHQSLQWALDAVTAGPAFVRNGRMDLLAVNPLARAFYKDCYDMPGQPPNIARYTFLDERAHDFYPDWNAFAEVTVSILRTEAGRDPHNKELHDLIGELGTRSDEFRKRWGSHNVRHHGTGFKTFNHPVVGELTLAYEGLEMAAEPGLTLTIYSAEPGSPSAERLQLLASWAASEYGTAAQAEPERAASDG; the protein is encoded by the coding sequence ATGGATAATCGAGCCGAGGTCCGCGAATTCCTGATCTCACGCCGTGCCCATGTTGCCCCTGAGCGGGTTGGCTTGCCCGCCGGGACCAATCGGCGGGTGAAAGGCCTGCGGCGTAGTGAAGTGGCCACGCTTGCCGGGTTGAGCGTGGAGTATTACACGCGCCTTGAGCGTGGCGCGATCAGCGGAGCCTCCCCTCAAGTTCTTGAGAGCATCGCCAGGGCGTTGTGTTTGGACGACGCCGAGCGCGCCCATCTGTTCGACCTCGCCCACGCGGCCAGTCCGGTGGCCCGTCCGCCCAGGCGGCGCAACTCCAAGTCCTACGTTCCGCATCAAAGCCTGCAATGGGCGCTGGATGCTGTCACTGCCGGCCCGGCGTTCGTTCGCAACGGCCGGATGGATCTGTTGGCGGTTAATCCCTTGGCGCGGGCGTTCTACAAGGATTGCTACGACATGCCCGGCCAGCCGCCGAACATAGCGCGCTACACGTTTTTGGATGAACGCGCCCATGATTTTTATCCGGATTGGAATGCGTTCGCCGAGGTGACTGTGTCCATCCTGCGGACCGAAGCCGGTCGCGATCCGCACAACAAGGAACTTCATGACCTCATCGGTGAGTTGGGTACCCGCAGCGATGAGTTCCGGAAACGCTGGGGTTCTCATAACGTCCGCCACCACGGGACGGGTTTCAAAACATTCAATCACCCAGTTGTAGGTGAGTTGACGCTCGCCTACGAGGGCTTGGAAATGGCCGCTGAGCCGGGCTTGACCCTGACGATCTATAGTGCGGAACCGGGGTCGCCTTCGGCGGAGCGCCTGCAGCTCCTCGCCTCGTGGGCTGCCAGCGAGTATGGCACGGCAGCTCAGGCTGAGCCTGAGAGGGCTGCCTCGGACGGCTGA
- a CDS encoding phage tail protein: MPYIVDFKNVSTEGLESSPVAAALAGLRANEARYYKNKYDHDFTVSPASEVPEVVDRVSRILKEERDIVIESRPLEATAFEVDGLRMDYVFYESGLSINVMYSIEEGGKRAVGFKLAEGMDVPEELEPRFKFARQKSKLAGVIRGSYFVIKGQY, encoded by the coding sequence TTGCCGTACATCGTTGACTTCAAGAACGTTTCTACCGAGGGCCTGGAGTCTTCTCCGGTTGCCGCGGCCCTCGCAGGACTGCGCGCGAACGAGGCCCGCTATTACAAGAACAAATACGACCATGACTTCACCGTGAGTCCCGCAAGTGAGGTGCCGGAAGTCGTGGATCGGGTGAGCCGGATCCTGAAGGAAGAGCGCGACATCGTCATCGAGTCCCGCCCCCTTGAGGCGACGGCCTTCGAAGTGGACGGCCTACGGATGGATTACGTGTTCTACGAGTCCGGGCTTTCCATCAACGTCATGTACAGCATCGAGGAAGGCGGGAAGCGGGCGGTCGGTTTCAAGCTCGCCGAGGGCATGGATGTTCCCGAAGAACTGGAACCGCGCTTCAAATTCGCCCGTCAGAAGTCCAAGCTGGCAGGGGTAATCCGGGGATCGTACTTCGTGATCAAGGGTCAATACTGA
- a CDS encoding HNH endonuclease signature motif containing protein — protein MGSIGEIMARRAAMPGVAMRPPGLPRGSHAGPASGHAGCESPTASAAASGDSEKLRAMALLRGIEPKSFATLSEMDREGEPVHGLEPLPFAGLGVDPEVEVDPGIRVDSEVSPVSPGLGGSLGIGRSAGIEGAPGLGDALGLGDALGLGDALADSVGALESLRSVTVAGAPGFGFAEAAGFAGRVEEIARTVEYLQVIAAHAVERTRTQAQQARPSSAAGTGWQTGWTNPTPTGPNPATATATAAGSDTAAGSAAVAGFSTAGGSAAAAGFNTATGSATAAGFNTSAGFGAAAAADAAAVADAAAVADAAAVADDGYRNAAEFLRARLRIGISEARRRLALASQVLPGTGIAGQYIPARREILAQALESTQIPTRSASIISAALDKVRLLTDEETLTRMEHALTRTAAGSDPDFVLKMTKRWNDLIDQDGPEPSEEILRQLQGTFIRKPRHGLHHLEIFATTEQYETLTTAMNTATNPRLTTATTATTTATGANGATGTNAATGEGNVTGETNESVDGNVDGQAPGTVHGSDRGSEPTGPDLDRRSRAQKLLDGLVGACGVALTTGKLPANGGLRPQVTVTINHHDLFQQLTRTAPPGAAPTPHGAAATQTTRPGPGTEDPRPGAATPPGATATPHGAAASPPGAAATQTTRPGPGPQHPRLSSGSATFAGPMHPNTIRKIACDADILPVLLGSESRVLDIGRTTRIFPPHIRKAITARDQGCAFPDCTMPAPWCEAHHITYWSHGGTTSTNNGTLLCSHHHHLIHKEDWRIDITTGVPWFIPPPHIDPKQTPRRNHHHTPLRT, from the coding sequence ATGGGAAGCATTGGGGAAATCATGGCGCGTCGGGCAGCGATGCCTGGCGTCGCGATGCGCCCCCCGGGCCTTCCCCGAGGAAGCCACGCCGGTCCTGCCAGCGGCCATGCCGGCTGTGAAAGCCCGACGGCGTCGGCTGCGGCAAGCGGCGATTCGGAGAAGCTCAGGGCCATGGCGCTGCTTCGCGGCATTGAACCGAAATCCTTCGCCACCCTTAGTGAAATGGACCGTGAAGGCGAGCCTGTTCACGGCCTGGAACCACTGCCCTTCGCCGGCCTTGGGGTCGATCCTGAAGTTGAAGTCGATCCAGGAATTAGGGTCGATTCTGAAGTCAGCCCTGTTTCCCCAGGACTGGGCGGTTCCTTGGGAATCGGCCGTTCCGCGGGAATTGAGGGTGCGCCGGGACTTGGGGATGCACTCGGACTTGGGGATGCGCTCGGACTTGGGGATGCGCTGGCGGACAGCGTTGGGGCCTTGGAAAGTCTGCGTTCCGTCACCGTGGCCGGTGCCCCGGGGTTCGGGTTTGCCGAAGCCGCGGGGTTCGCCGGGCGGGTGGAGGAGATCGCCCGCACCGTGGAATACCTGCAGGTCATCGCGGCGCACGCCGTGGAACGGACCCGTACCCAGGCCCAGCAGGCACGGCCCTCCTCCGCGGCGGGCACGGGATGGCAGACAGGCTGGACCAACCCCACACCCACAGGACCAAATCCCGCCACCGCCACAGCCACAGCTGCAGGATCCGATACTGCTGCTGGATCCGCCGCCGTTGCTGGCTTCTCCACTGCCGGCGGATCCGCCGCCGCTGCTGGCTTCAATACTGCTACTGGATCCGCCACCGCTGCTGGCTTCAATACTTCTGCTGGGTTCGGTGCTGCTGCTGCGGCGGACGCTGCTGCGGTGGCGGACGCTGCTGCGGTGGCGGACGCTGCTGCGGTGGCCGATGATGGCTACCGCAACGCCGCGGAATTCCTGCGGGCCCGTTTGCGGATCGGCATCAGCGAAGCCCGGCGCCGGCTCGCCCTGGCCTCCCAGGTCCTCCCCGGGACCGGAATCGCCGGGCAATACATCCCGGCCCGCCGCGAAATCCTCGCCCAAGCCCTCGAATCCACACAAATACCCACCCGGTCCGCGAGCATCATCAGCGCCGCCCTGGACAAAGTACGGCTCCTCACCGACGAAGAAACCCTCACCCGGATGGAACACGCCCTCACCCGCACCGCCGCCGGGTCCGACCCCGACTTCGTCCTGAAAATGACCAAACGCTGGAACGACCTGATCGACCAGGACGGCCCGGAACCCAGCGAAGAAATCCTCCGCCAACTCCAAGGCACCTTCATCCGCAAACCCCGCCACGGACTGCACCACCTGGAAATCTTCGCCACCACCGAACAATACGAAACACTCACCACCGCCATGAACACCGCCACCAACCCCCGACTCACCACCGCAACCACCGCAACCACCACAGCCACCGGAGCCAACGGAGCCACCGGAACCAACGCAGCCACCGGCGAAGGCAACGTCACCGGGGAAACCAACGAGAGCGTCGACGGGAACGTCGACGGTCAGGCACCCGGAACCGTCCACGGCAGTGACCGCGGGAGCGAACCAACGGGGCCGGACCTGGACCGGCGTTCCCGGGCCCAGAAACTCCTCGACGGCCTCGTCGGAGCCTGCGGCGTGGCACTGACCACCGGGAAACTGCCAGCCAACGGCGGACTCCGCCCCCAAGTCACCGTCACCATCAACCACCACGACCTCTTCCAACAACTCACCCGCACCGCCCCGCCCGGCGCAGCCCCCACACCACACGGCGCAGCCGCCACCCAGACCACACGACCTGGGCCTGGAACGGAAGACCCCCGTCCCGGCGCAGCCACACCGCCCGGTGCAACCGCAACACCACACGGCGCAGCCGCCTCCCCACCCGGCGCAGCCGCCACCCAGACCACACGGCCTGGGCCTGGACCGCAACACCCCCGGCTCAGCTCCGGCTCCGCCACCTTCGCCGGCCCGATGCACCCCAACACCATCCGCAAAATCGCCTGCGACGCCGACATCCTCCCCGTCCTGCTCGGCAGCGAATCCCGCGTCCTGGACATCGGGCGCACCACTCGGATCTTCCCGCCCCACATCCGCAAAGCCATCACCGCCCGGGACCAAGGCTGCGCGTTCCCCGACTGCACCATGCCCGCCCCCTGGTGCGAAGCCCACCACATCACCTACTGGTCACACGGCGGCACCACGTCAACCAACAACGGCACCCTGCTCTGCAGCCACCACCACCACCTCATCCACAAAGAAGACTGGCGCATCGACATCACAACAGGGGTTCCGTGGTTCATCCCGCCACCCCACATCGACCCCAAACAAACACCCCGACGCAACCACCACCACACACCCCTCAGAACATAA
- a CDS encoding 4-hydroxybenzoate 3-monooxygenase: protein MARTTVTTQVAIMGAGPAGLMLSHLLAKQGIESVVVEVRSREQIHQTVRAGILEHGTVNLLVDSGVSDRVLREGDRHDGIELRFNGESHRINFKELVGESVWLYPQTDVFADLAARREADDGDVRYSVTDTTVHDLEGKPKVWFTDSDGQEFEIQADFLVGADGSRSHCRFQIPEANRKWFFHEYPFAWFGILAQAPRSSDELIYANSEHGFALISQRTETVQRMYFQCDPKENVADWDDERIWSEFRKRVNGNGFELNEGPVLEKMVLPFRSFVHTPMRHGNLFLAGDAAHTVPPTGAKGLNLAIHDVKVLFEGFDSFYSNGSSTLLDSYSDRALDRVWKAQHFSYWMTSMLHTVPGADDFDRARQLGELHSVVSSEHAKAYLAESYTGWPTSR from the coding sequence ATGGCACGTACAACCGTCACCACTCAAGTCGCCATTATGGGTGCAGGACCCGCAGGGCTCATGCTCTCCCACTTGCTGGCCAAGCAAGGCATCGAATCCGTAGTGGTGGAGGTCCGCAGCCGGGAACAAATCCACCAAACAGTTCGCGCAGGCATCCTGGAACACGGTACCGTCAACCTGCTCGTGGACTCCGGCGTCTCAGACCGGGTGCTGCGCGAAGGTGACCGGCACGATGGCATCGAGTTGCGGTTCAATGGCGAAAGCCACCGCATCAACTTCAAGGAGCTGGTGGGTGAATCCGTGTGGCTGTACCCACAAACAGACGTTTTCGCCGACCTCGCTGCGCGACGCGAGGCGGACGACGGCGACGTTCGATACAGCGTCACGGACACCACTGTCCACGATCTCGAGGGCAAACCGAAAGTTTGGTTCACCGATTCCGACGGTCAGGAGTTCGAGATCCAGGCCGACTTCCTCGTTGGCGCTGACGGGTCCCGCAGCCACTGCCGCTTCCAGATCCCCGAAGCAAACCGAAAGTGGTTCTTCCACGAATACCCGTTCGCGTGGTTCGGCATCCTGGCCCAAGCTCCACGCAGCTCCGACGAGCTCATCTATGCCAACTCCGAGCATGGTTTCGCCTTGATCAGCCAGAGGACCGAGACAGTGCAGCGCATGTACTTCCAGTGCGATCCCAAGGAAAACGTCGCCGACTGGGACGACGAACGCATCTGGTCCGAGTTCCGCAAACGCGTAAACGGTAATGGCTTTGAGCTTAACGAAGGCCCTGTCCTGGAAAAGATGGTCCTACCGTTCCGGAGCTTCGTCCACACTCCTATGCGCCACGGCAATCTTTTCCTTGCCGGCGATGCAGCACACACCGTCCCGCCCACCGGCGCCAAGGGCCTAAACCTCGCGATACACGACGTGAAGGTCTTGTTCGAAGGCTTCGACTCCTTCTATTCCAACGGTTCCTCCACACTGCTGGATTCCTACAGCGACCGCGCCCTGGACCGAGTTTGGAAGGCACAGCATTTCTCTTACTGGATGACCTCCATGCTGCATACCGTTCCCGGCGCCGACGACTTTGACCGCGCCCGCCAGCTGGGCGAGCTGCACTCTGTGGTCTCGTCGGAGCACGCCAAGGCATACCTGGCTGAGTCGTACACGGGCTGGCCGACGTCGCGGTAA
- a CDS encoding IclR family transcriptional regulator, translating into MANSASGDSVVDRVVRVIEAFPEGATSLQLTELADRSGLPLSSAHRLVRQLSEHGLLELGAGGSVRLGLRLWELVNRNSPTLALRQAAMPFMEDIQQVLNQNVNLAVLEGWEALFVERLSRRGSVANRARVAGRMPVHISSAGLALMAHQSRELQAQYLEQFHDPEGKVTSDVVRHLLAEAGQLGYAQLAGVVDPDTWGIAVPVMNGKRRAVAALGVVVPLAEMRLQALVPALQTAARGIGRQLRD; encoded by the coding sequence GTGGCCAACTCAGCATCAGGTGATTCCGTGGTGGATCGCGTAGTCCGGGTCATTGAAGCCTTTCCTGAAGGTGCCACCTCCCTGCAACTGACCGAACTCGCCGACAGGTCCGGCCTCCCGTTGTCGTCCGCCCACCGTCTGGTCCGTCAACTCTCCGAGCATGGCCTGCTGGAACTGGGTGCTGGCGGGAGCGTTCGGCTCGGCCTCCGATTGTGGGAACTCGTCAACAGAAATTCGCCCACCCTCGCACTCCGTCAAGCGGCCATGCCCTTCATGGAGGATATTCAGCAAGTCTTGAACCAGAACGTGAACCTGGCAGTCCTTGAGGGCTGGGAGGCGCTGTTTGTGGAGCGGCTTTCGCGCCGAGGATCGGTCGCCAACCGAGCACGCGTCGCCGGACGCATGCCGGTCCACATATCCTCCGCCGGCCTGGCGCTGATGGCACACCAGTCCCGGGAATTGCAGGCGCAGTACCTCGAACAGTTCCACGACCCGGAAGGAAAGGTGACTTCCGACGTCGTACGCCACCTGTTGGCTGAGGCCGGGCAGCTGGGCTATGCGCAATTGGCTGGAGTCGTTGATCCGGACACGTGGGGCATCGCCGTGCCCGTGATGAACGGCAAGAGGCGAGCGGTCGCGGCCCTTGGCGTGGTGGTGCCCTTGGCTGAGATGCGCCTGCAGGCGCTTGTTCCGGCGTTGCAAACCGCTGCTAGAGGAATAGGGCGGCAGCTCAGGGACTAA
- a CDS encoding aromatic acid/H+ symport family MFS transporter, which produces MPTMPSARRSQWPVWLCWLAMVLDGFDLVVLGSVIPTLIKTGDIGFDAVGATFAATISLVGVGLGALFIAPLSDKFGRRKLLIACVAGFSLFTIGVAFAPNVAVFSILRLLAGLGLGACLPAALAYMNDYAPAGSAGKSTTRTMTGYHVGAVATAFLAILVVPDWRLMFVIGGVAGLALLPFLWAKLPESLPEAAPAKVDETTKAATGVAHSTEGKQKTGFRDLLQKPYPLVAVGIGIASFMGLLLVYGLNTWLPQLMAAAGYTVSTGLTLLLVLNLGAVAGLVLAGILADRHGTKKIVLLWFGLSAVFLAILSVKIQSEFLLNAAVFVTGVFVFSSQVLVYAWVSQLFPARLRGTALGFAAGVGRLGAIVGPAVTGTLVAANIAYPAGFYVFAAAGLLAVAALFLVPHQVKSPEPVPAGER; this is translated from the coding sequence ATGCCAACGATGCCATCTGCCCGCCGCTCACAATGGCCAGTCTGGCTGTGTTGGTTAGCCATGGTCTTGGACGGCTTCGACCTGGTGGTCCTGGGGTCGGTCATCCCGACGCTCATCAAAACCGGCGACATAGGCTTCGATGCCGTTGGAGCCACCTTCGCTGCAACTATTTCCCTGGTAGGCGTGGGGCTCGGCGCACTCTTTATCGCCCCGCTATCCGATAAGTTCGGCCGGCGGAAGCTCTTGATCGCCTGCGTGGCCGGCTTCTCGCTCTTCACGATCGGAGTCGCGTTCGCTCCCAACGTGGCGGTCTTCTCCATACTGCGCCTGCTGGCAGGCCTCGGGCTGGGCGCCTGCCTCCCCGCCGCCCTTGCGTACATGAACGATTACGCACCGGCGGGCTCAGCCGGAAAGTCGACCACGCGGACTATGACCGGCTACCACGTAGGCGCTGTGGCCACCGCGTTCCTGGCCATCCTTGTTGTCCCTGACTGGCGCCTCATGTTTGTCATTGGCGGCGTTGCCGGGCTGGCACTCCTGCCATTCCTGTGGGCGAAATTGCCGGAGTCACTTCCTGAAGCAGCACCCGCGAAGGTGGACGAAACAACAAAGGCGGCTACCGGCGTCGCGCATTCCACGGAAGGCAAGCAAAAGACCGGGTTCCGCGACCTGCTGCAGAAGCCCTATCCGCTGGTGGCCGTGGGCATTGGCATCGCGTCGTTCATGGGATTGTTGCTGGTTTATGGCTTGAACACTTGGTTGCCGCAGTTGATGGCAGCCGCGGGCTACACCGTGAGCACGGGCCTGACGCTGCTGCTGGTCCTCAACCTCGGCGCCGTGGCCGGCCTCGTTCTGGCCGGAATTCTTGCCGACCGGCACGGAACCAAGAAGATAGTGCTGCTGTGGTTCGGGCTTTCCGCAGTGTTCCTGGCCATCCTCAGCGTGAAGATCCAAAGTGAGTTCCTGCTCAACGCCGCGGTGTTTGTCACTGGCGTATTCGTCTTCAGCTCGCAGGTTCTGGTTTACGCATGGGTCAGTCAGCTGTTTCCGGCGCGGCTCCGGGGAACGGCACTCGGGTTCGCTGCCGGCGTCGGACGCCTTGGTGCGATCGTTGGTCCTGCCGTGACTGGAACCCTGGTGGCCGCAAACATTGCCTACCCGGCCGGCTTCTACGTGTTCGCCGCAGCGGGACTTTTGGCTGTCGCAGCGCTGTTCCTGGTGCCCCATCAGGTCAAAAGTCCTGAGCCCGTGCCAGCGGGAGAACGGTAA
- a CDS encoding Hpt domain-containing protein: MTDEADGQVPALEPCRLQALADEMGDPTPALRFLSTYLSMLPGRLLRISNGLCQHDADASMDAVLSLKISSAMVGALETEDQCKAIESMIRQEHFDYAVQALPALRQYTDRCYAAGPQLLGKARESLHPQPGKLDGQRST; this comes from the coding sequence ATGACTGACGAGGCAGATGGTCAGGTTCCGGCTCTGGAACCGTGCAGGTTGCAGGCCTTGGCCGATGAGATGGGAGACCCCACCCCGGCCTTGCGCTTCCTCTCCACTTACCTTTCGATGTTGCCGGGCAGACTATTGAGAATCTCAAACGGCCTCTGCCAACACGACGCCGATGCCAGCATGGACGCCGTGCTGAGCCTCAAGATCTCCTCGGCAATGGTGGGTGCGCTTGAGACAGAGGACCAGTGCAAGGCCATCGAGTCGATGATCCGTCAGGAACACTTCGACTACGCCGTCCAGGCACTCCCGGCGCTCCGGCAATACACCGATCGCTGCTACGCGGCCGGACCGCAACTCCTGGGCAAGGCCCGCGAGTCGCTTCACCCACAGCCCGGAAAGTTGGACGGGCAGCGGAGCACCTAG
- a CDS encoding signal peptidase I has protein sequence MSALTSISGTALKGRRSAAALTATAVETPAKAAAFRRIAAKTMKFLGFAMLAMAALVFLFLAIGPRILGYQTSTMLTGSMAPLINPGDVVVTVPTPIADVKVGDIITYHIPVEDQRVETHRITEITTTADGGVAVQTKGDANNGIDPWIATLQGETVDKQIATIPYVGNAIRALREPLVLNVLMYGAPGILVIGMLASIWSRDPNKSTPEDAAQPQTASHD, from the coding sequence ATGAGCGCACTGACCAGCATCAGCGGAACCGCACTCAAGGGCCGGCGTTCAGCAGCGGCACTGACGGCGACCGCCGTCGAGACCCCCGCGAAAGCCGCTGCGTTCCGCCGTATCGCTGCTAAAACGATGAAATTCCTCGGTTTCGCGATGCTGGCTATGGCGGCCTTGGTTTTCCTCTTCCTGGCAATCGGGCCACGCATCCTGGGCTACCAAACCTCCACGATGCTGACAGGATCGATGGCGCCGTTGATCAACCCGGGTGACGTCGTCGTCACCGTTCCAACGCCAATCGCCGACGTCAAGGTGGGCGACATCATCACCTACCACATTCCCGTGGAAGACCAGCGGGTGGAGACGCATCGCATCACTGAGATCACCACTACGGCCGATGGTGGTGTGGCTGTCCAGACCAAGGGCGATGCGAATAATGGCATCGATCCGTGGATCGCCACCCTGCAGGGCGAAACCGTGGATAAGCAGATCGCGACCATCCCTTACGTCGGGAACGCCATCCGTGCCCTCCGCGAACCACTCGTCCTGAACGTCCTGATGTACGGTGCGCCCGGCATCCTGGTCATCGGGATGCTCGCCTCCATCTGGAGCAGGGACCCCAACAAATCGACGCCGGAAGACGCCGCGCAGCCACAAACGGCCAGCCATGACTGA
- a CDS encoding TasA family protein: MAISLKTTSGKVLASVALLGTAAAVAGMGTYGAFTSSTSASQQVTAGTVTIALGTGANNTLNVPVAGLLPGDKVEKLVTLANTGNSDLNNVTLTTSAGATASLLTTDVTNGLQLTIENCSVAWTGAAAPYTCTGTKTTVMAAAPVITANKVLNNLTALAPAKTDYLKVTTAFPTTANDTFQGATSTIAFAFTGTQRTETTK; the protein is encoded by the coding sequence ATGGCCATCAGCCTCAAGACCACCTCCGGCAAGGTCCTCGCTTCCGTCGCACTGCTCGGCACCGCAGCCGCCGTCGCCGGCATGGGAACCTACGGCGCGTTCACCTCCTCCACCTCGGCCAGCCAGCAAGTCACCGCCGGCACCGTCACCATCGCCCTGGGCACCGGAGCGAACAACACCCTCAACGTCCCCGTCGCGGGCCTGCTGCCCGGAGACAAAGTCGAAAAGCTCGTCACCCTGGCCAACACCGGCAACTCGGACTTGAACAACGTCACCCTCACCACCTCCGCCGGCGCCACCGCCTCACTGCTCACCACCGACGTCACCAACGGCCTGCAGCTGACCATCGAGAACTGCTCCGTCGCCTGGACCGGCGCCGCAGCCCCCTACACCTGCACCGGCACCAAAACCACCGTCATGGCCGCCGCCCCGGTGATCACCGCGAACAAGGTCCTGAACAACCTGACCGCCCTGGCCCCGGCCAAAACCGACTACCTCAAAGTCACCACCGCGTTCCCCACCACCGCGAACGACACCTTCCAAGGCGCCACCAGCACCATCGCCTTCGCCTTCACCGGCACCCAACGCACCGAAACCACCAAGTAA